In the Fusobacterium perfoetens genome, one interval contains:
- a CDS encoding acylphosphatase, producing the protein MTTFHYIISGKVQGVGYRFYVGFRLEKLGVKGLVRNLENGDVELFMQGDEEQVFIGEKYIKMGTPWSKVQNIEKEMVEMKEFSKFNIEY; encoded by the coding sequence ATGACGACTTTTCATTATATTATAAGTGGAAAAGTTCAAGGGGTAGGATATAGATTTTATGTTGGATTTAGATTGGAAAAACTAGGAGTAAAAGGTTTGGTAAGAAATTTAGAAAATGGAGATGTAGAACTTTTTATGCAAGGTGATGAAGAACAAGTTTTTATTGGTGAGAAATATATAAAAATGGGTACACCTTGGAGCAAAGTTCAAAATATAGAGAAAGAAATGGTAGAAATGAAAGAATTTTCAAAATTTAATATTGAATATTGA
- a CDS encoding tetratricopeptide repeat protein, translating into MLRAEIFKKYDSIEDFEKKEEELRISLLVNGNDIKNLKELGFLTYYKKDYNSAIRIFKKLVELEPKNSNFIAFLGYLFYENDEYEKAIDYYLKALEISKNMPFVYFLLGNAYSRIGNVVEAIKCYDLAIFSEDDIYDIHIDFGKKYEEIGSLDRALKEYKTAYEIDPRDKKILDKISELSKKMS; encoded by the coding sequence ATGTTAAGGGCCGAAATTTTTAAAAAATATGACTCAATAGAAGACTTTGAAAAGAAAGAGGAAGAATTGAGAATCTCATTGCTTGTCAATGGAAATGATATAAAAAATTTAAAAGAGTTGGGATTTTTAACTTATTATAAAAAGGACTATAACTCAGCAATAAGAATTTTTAAAAAATTAGTTGAGCTAGAACCAAAAAACAGTAATTTTATAGCTTTTTTAGGATATTTATTTTATGAAAATGATGAATATGAAAAAGCTATTGATTATTATTTGAAAGCGTTGGAAATTTCTAAAAATATGCCTTTTGTATATTTTCTTTTGGGAAATGCCTATTCAAGAATAGGAAATGTAGTTGAGGCTATAAAGTGTTATGATTTGGCTATATTTTCAGAAGATGATATTTATGATATTCATATAGATTTTGGTAAAAAATATGAGGAGATAGGTAGTCTTGATAGAGCTTTAAAAGAGTATAAAACAGCCTATGAGATAGATCCTAGAGATAAAAAAATTTTAGATAAAATTTCTGAGCTTTCTAAAAAAATGAGTTAA